The Nakamurella antarctica genomic interval GGCGCCGTTAGCTGCGTAAACAGGTGTTTCGAAAGTGTAAGCAGTCGGGCAAGACTGCTGTTCGGCGATCACAATGTGCGGCACTGGGGGAGCGTCAGCACTGTTTGATCCACCGGTCGGCAAAGCCAGGATCAGAGCATCAATGAAGTCAGCCACATCAACCCGATCAGCTTCCGTGTAGCGGCTCCAGGAACGTCGAAGCTGCTCCCGATCAATAGTCATGGTCGAGTAGTACGTGCCGGAAGTTTTGAGCTTGACACCCATGTAGGCGGCGGCGTTGGTTTCACCAAGATTGTCCTCGGTGATGTACTCATCCAAGGTTTCGTCAGCCAGGTGAGTGGTGGTGGCGTTGCCGACACTGACAGCAGCCTCAACGTTGATCTTTGACTGGTTGGCGAACATCCGGCCGAAAGCGGAAACAGCAAGGGACTGAGTTGAGAAACTCATTCCGGATTCGGAAAAAATCTGCTCGACGGCAGCCTGGAAATCAGTGATTTCCTTGGCTGGCACACTGCGGCTTCCACGCCCAGTGAAACGTGAGAGATCGGCGATCCGAGTAGCGATAACACCTGCCAGAGCGTTGATTTCGATCTCGGAAATCCACACCGCAGTTGACTTCGGGTCGTTGTCATTGCCGCCGTTGCTGTTGCCCCCGTCAAAGTCGCCGCCATCGGAGGTCTCCGGCGTTGCTGTGCCCGATTCAGGTGAAACCTCGGCGGACTCTTTACCTTTGGCGTTCTTCGCGGCGGGCTTTTTGGTCTCCTTTTCGCCCGCTGTGAGAGTGCTGACGAACCGCTCGCACAGCTCTTCAACTGCCACCTTGTTTACCGTGTCGGCCGGGTTCTTCCGGGTGAGTTCCGCAGTCACCAGGTCGCACAGAAGTGGAACGAACACCTTGGAGCGAATTGACTTTCGCTGCTCGGTGGTTTCAAACAGAACCCGGGCGTTTCGCTTGATCGACTGGGAAGAAAGGTAGGAGCGGGACACCCCTCCCTCCTCGCACTTCTTCGGGGCGCCATCTGATCCACGGTTGCGTTGATGGCTGGATAGTGACCGCAAAATGTGCAAGGTCATGTAGTTGCGTTTTGACACTGTGCTTCTCCAAATCGTCGATACTGCATAAGTTTTGGTGGGTTTCACCACTGCTGGTCACTGTGTGTGGTGCGGTGCCAAAAATTCTGTTTGACCCGAATGTTGACGGATATTTTCTAGCTGGCCTCGGCGAAATCCTTCGCCGATTTGCTGGTGGGGTAGCTGGCCCGGGAGCAATCCTTAGCCAGCCGATCAAGGGCTCTCTTAGCGGTCTGTCCACCAATGTGGAGATTGATCACTAGGTGACCCAAAGACGCTGCGTTCCAGGGGATTCCGAGGTCTTCGCACCTGCTGAGCATTCGGTTGATGAGCATCACTGCATTTTTTGGGTTGGAGGTGTTCAACATTGAGATCATCGTCTGGGAGGTGTCACTGTTGGTTCGGGTTTGGGCCACAAGCTTGCCGAGCGAGGTTCCGATTGAATCCTTCGAGTCAATCTTCGATCGTGGATGACTGGCAATCAGCCCCAGGGCGCGAACCAGGCCAAGATTTTTGGCATCTGGCCTACCCGGAATACCGTCCACCCTTTTGAGTTCAACCTCGTTGTAAACCTTCGCTGAGATGTGATCTCGTAAACCTCCGGACAACGCC includes:
- a CDS encoding type I-E CRISPR-associated protein Cas7/Cse4/CasC, producing MTLHILRSLSSHQRNRGSDGAPKKCEEGGVSRSYLSSQSIKRNARVLFETTEQRKSIRSKVFVPLLCDLVTAELTRKNPADTVNKVAVEELCERFVSTLTAGEKETKKPAAKNAKGKESAEVSPESGTATPETSDGGDFDGGNSNGGNDNDPKSTAVWISEIEINALAGVIATRIADLSRFTGRGSRSVPAKEITDFQAAVEQIFSESGMSFSTQSLAVSAFGRMFANQSKINVEAAVSVGNATTTHLADETLDEYITEDNLGETNAAAYMGVKLKTSGTYYSTMTIDREQLRRSWSRYTEADRVDVADFIDALILALPTGGSNSADAPPVPHIVIAEQQSCPTAYTFETPVYAANGAADGTGGGGFSGPSLTALRSEFDAARDFSPKAFGDYVFTVPRRTDLAAFAAPDGAVDISAEKKSRDDLVEFVTNWILEPATEEAA
- a CDS encoding type I-E CRISPR-associated protein Cse2/CasB, coding for MTAAQSALSAVVPRGDSETQTANPWSELGRYLMWVGHRTRNSVGNARVRVALSGGLRDHISAKVYNEVELKRVDGIPGRPDAKNLGLVRALGLIASHPRSKIDSKDSIGTSLGKLVAQTRTNSDTSQTMISMLNTSNPKNAVMLINRMLSRCEDLGIPWNAASLGHLVINLHIGGQTAKRALDRLAKDCSRASYPTSKSAKDFAEAS